A single region of the Hirundo rustica isolate bHirRus1 chromosome 17, bHirRus1.pri.v3, whole genome shotgun sequence genome encodes:
- the RHOF gene encoding rho-related GTP-binding protein RhoF, whose translation MEAANGAVPEGAAERPRGPAAAPSGRKEVKVVIVGDGGCGKTSLLMVYAKGSFPEQYAPSVFEKYTSSVTVGKKEVTLNLYDTAGQEDYDRLRPLSYQNTNVVLICYDVMNPTSYDNVAAKWYPEVNHFCRGVPLVLIGCKTDLRKDKEQLRKLRAAKQEPITYNQGEAACKEINAEIYLECSAKCRENIENVFKEATTIALSAMKKAKQQRKRKVCSVL comes from the exons ATGGAAGCGGCCAACGGGGCCGTGCCCGAGGGCGCGGCGgagcggccccgcggccccgcggccgccccgtCGGGCAGGAAGGAGGTGAAGGTGGTGATCGTGGGCGACGGGGGCTGCGGGAAGACGTCGCTGTTGATGGTGTACGCCAAGGGCTCCTTCCCCGAG CAATACGCGCCCTCTGTTTTTGAGAAGTACACAAGCAGCGTGACGGTGGGGAAGAAGGAGGTCACCCTGAACCTGTACGACACCGCAG GGCAGGAGGACTACGATCGGCTACGGCCACTTTCTTACCAGAACACCAACGTGGTGTTAATTTGTTACGATGTCATGAACCCCACTAGCTATGATAATGTAGCAGCCAAG TGGTATCCTGAAGTGAATCACTTCTGCCGGGGTGTCCCACTCGTGCTGATCGGCTGCAAGACAGACCTCCGGAAGGACAAGGAGCAGCTGCGCAAGCTCAGGGCTGCCAAGCAGGAACCCATCACCTACAACCAG ggTGAGGCTGCTTGCAAGGAGATTAACGCAGAAATTTACCTGGAATGTTCAGCAAAATGTCGTGAGAAcatagaaaatgtttttaaagaagccACAACCATTGCACTGAGTGCCATGAAGAAAGCCAAGCAGCAGAGGAAACGGAAAGTGTGCTCAGTGCTATGA